AGATAGTGTGATGCAGCAGCTGCTCTGGGGACATACCATGAATCCATGGAAGTTCTCCAATGTGATCCAGTGAAGCCGGCCAAGGGACGGAGAGCTGTTCATGGCACCCACATCACAAGAAAACGAAGTTACTGAGTAACTGTTAGTGCACCACGGCATACTACAAATTAACAGATTTGTTCCTCGGACTTGCTGAATCTGCACCTTGTATAAAGTTTGAATTAAAGCATGTTGAACagatgagctttcatataccttGACAAATGATCATGTACAATAGTGAGAAGAAAAAATAACATCTATGGAGAGAATACTCACTCTAGGAATAATTTAAAATTATTATCCTTGCAACAATAACACCATTAGCTGATTGATAAGCTTGTTTCTTCAATCTTTATATACAACTAACGTTTTTAATAGGACATAACAGATCACTATGCGTCTCAGATACTACTCAAACAACATAGCAATTTGGGGCACAATAAACAAACTGATCCATTCTCCTCACTACATACCGCCAGAATAAGAAATACAGGCAGCCTGCTCTTCATTTCATCTGTCTCGATGCCATCTTATCCAACTAAAGTTGCATTCAGTGGGTTTTTCAACAGAGGCATGAGGCTCTTGTTAAAAAAAATCTGGCAAGCTGTTTTTCTACACCAAGAGAAAATAATTAATGCCATATGCATTATATTAATGACTTATCCATGTGCACTAGGTATTGAACAATATATAGAGACAACCCACTCAGGTTAAATGCACAACGATTTTTGGTGTGGCCTTTGATATGGCTGCTTGTAACCTAACAGAATGTAAGGTACTAAAATATAGTCCTTAAAGTAACCAAAATTTTACTTGCCAGTTTTCTACATTACACAAAAGACCATGCCTCATGTGCATGCTTGTGGTCCATAACAAATGGATTTAGATCTATCATCTTCACTGCTTTGTTCAGTAAACAGTCAACAATTGAGAACATGGTACAGCTTAACGCTTTACTGTCGTAACAAGATTTTATTTAGTTACAGTTAGAATGCATCCATGCTTGGTACTTATATCAGTTTGGAGTTGAGGTTGCACCATCAATCTAGTTCAACTGTACTGATCATGGTCATCTTCTGAAAAATAGGCATACATGTGGACTGGGCTAGTGTGTAATCCAGACCCGATATGGAGTACGTTCACAAGTCTTGGTTGCTGGACAGTTCCAACCAGAAACCGGCCAGGCAAGCAAGACTAGCTAAAAAATCTCTGAAAAATACAATGATTTCTGCTCTAGACAAGTGAGGTAAACTAATTGTCTATGTTAAATAAGATCAAAACCTCTGACTTACTAGCACTTAGTAAGAAGATTATAAAATCTATAGCACTCTATATTAGATGAACAACACATGGTTGCCAACTCCATATTCTTTCAGCCGCAAAGAGCTCCTTGACACAATCAATATTTATTAACCAAATAATCACTGACACAGTAACCTATATGACAACAAGTACACATTATATTACATAGAGAGAATGTCTTGAGCCTATGAGTAGGCATATACTGTCTTTCAATAGTCAACAAACAATCAGGAGCAGGGTTGAGTTGAAAAACAGCACACACTACGGTACCTGCAGGTCAGTATCCCAATGCACGTAGGAATTTTTCTACTACTGATACGGATGTGTTTCCAACTTGCTCAAATAGGTTACTACTTATCTTTGGACCTGAATATTATCGTGTACTTATATTTGAAAGaccaaaagttcaatcaagaatttGTGATCTGAACAATATTGACCAATATCCAGTTATATAAGGATCAGGTTTCAGAGAATCAGAGATCAACAAACTGCTGCTTGACCTCTCCATCGCACAAATGTAACTTACCCGCAAACTGACAGGCATCAATGCTATTGTTTGGAACAAAAGACTGCTCCCTATACTTTCAGGTTATGTGATCCTTTTGCTTGCAAACTCAGTCTATGCTGCTTCAGATAGCCTGCGGGATCTGAACCAAAGCTACAAGAGCATTTAGCCTTTTGCTTGCAAGCTCGGTAGTGAGATGACGTATACATCATCTCACTATTGAGTTAAACACAGGCCTGCCCCTGATGGTGGAAATTCTCCATTTCACAGGCATTACAGTTACAGTTATAATTCCGTCCATGTTTATTCAATTACAAAGATTTCTGGGGGTTTTCCCCAGTCCGAATTCCTGAAGTTGACACAAGCGCCACTCTAAGAGGTTACTGGATACCGCCACATGCTAACTTTTTGAAGAAAAATGTATGCACTAAACTACATGCGTTCGATGAAGAACTCTCAAATAAGTTGAGTTAAACCCATGTTATCCATCGGACGTGTGATAAACTGCCAGTTCTGATTTAATATGACTGTATGTGATTTCCAAATAATGCAGCAAATGAAGGAACCTAAGGGCAAAAAAGAAAATCAAGATCTTGCAATGGTACCTGATACACAAAGAAGAGGTGAGACGCTCTCTTCATCATCTCTGGAGCTTTTAATATGGCTTCATCAACTCAAGAACAAGAACCTATCTGTACCATCTTCTTGTGGTATATAACAAGGAGCTTGAGCCCTCCAGGACAAGTGACACACAGAGCTGGCTGCTTCAAGGCATTGGCCTTGCTGGAGCAAGTTATTACATAATAATAATTCTTTACAATCCAATCAGCTCTAGGCACCCAGTTGCATTCAGGAGATGACACAAGGATCAAATAGTGCGCTACCCATTAACAAGGAGAGCCTGAAGTAAGCATCAAGAATACATTCTCAAATTAAGTTTCTCAGCTGCATATACATGTACAAAGGTTGGTGAATCATAGCTGAAAATTTCAGTGTGCAAGTGGAAAATCACCGGTATGCATTAACATCAAGCAGCATCAAGAACTGCACACCACATACTCAAGTCAATTGACTATTCTAAACCCGAGAGAATGGACAATTACACATATCAGCCATCGGCCATTGCACAACTTTACATCCATCACCTTCAGTGGAGAAGTTCTGAAATCACCAACGCGAAAACAGCATCTTAGCGGACAGGTTAGCACATGAAGAACAGACATCTTCATTCCATGAGTAGGTCCATGACCTTTAGACCTGCACGCCTACACTTCTGCCACCTTGCCCACTCAACTTCATCAGGTGGCACCGCCCTGGTCTGAGCTTCTTTTCGCTCATGCGAAGATATCACCTTCTTGGCATCAGCTCCAGCAAGCTCAACCAAAGATCGCGATGTTGTCGGGACTGGCACCTTCGTTTGCAACTCATTCACATCAGCTCCATCTGAAGGTGTCAAGACTGACACCTTCGCTTGCGTCTTCTTCACATCAGCTCTAGCAGCATCATCAGCTTCAGCACGAACTCCAGCAAGCTCCCTGGTCAAGACTGACACCTTCGCTTGCGTCTTCTTCACATCAGCTCTAGCAGCAGCATCAGCTTCAGCACGAACTCCAGCAAGCTCCCTGGTCTGAGCTTCTTTTCGCTCATGTGAAGATATCACCTTCTTGGCATCAGCTCCAGCAAGCTCCACATCAGCTCCAGCTGTAGAGATATCCAGTTTTGCTCGAATCTCTCTGATTGCACCTCGTGCATCATGTCTGGCCCTCATGATAATACGGATCACATCATCAAACTCAAACTTGAGGACATGAACACAGCCGCCCACGCCCAGCAGCTTTTTCAGGCTGAAATGCCCATCAGGACCTCTGAAGTCAAGTTCAAGTGTAGATACCGCCCTCACGGTGTTGTGCAAATTAGCTCTAGCTTCGTTGAAGCTCTTTCTGCAATCGTAGCATCCCACGTCAAACTCAATGACAGCCAGAATCATCAAGAAAGCCAACTTGGACAACCTCCCCCAGTTATGTACAAGTTCCCG
The window above is part of the Triticum aestivum cultivar Chinese Spring chromosome 2A, IWGSC CS RefSeq v2.1, whole genome shotgun sequence genome. Proteins encoded here:
- the LOC123190700 gene encoding uncharacterized protein, which translates into the protein MGDDETFNMIEFMKTTQRGSKRSVMQCIFCDNDLYYQLFRATPEKDEDRYTKGNFYRLGGAKRVFPESLFGELKDLEGAPESYHDVEQIAVYANVFRKMVEKVKKLKKETAKKFDPDRLPLVQLPIVAVCESERFPAVLRFTTGNFYSSTPQHVTSTLRELVHNWGRLSKLAFLMILAVIEFDVGCYDCRKSFNEARANLHNTVRAVSTLELDFRGPDGHFSLKKLLGVGGCVHVLKFEFDDVIRIIMRARHDARGAIREIRAKLDISTAGADVELAGADAKKVISSHERKEAQTRELAGVRAEADAAARADVKKTQAKVSVLTRELAGVRAEADDAARADVKKTQAKVSVLTPSDGADVNELQTKVPVPTTSRSLVELAGADAKKVISSHERKEAQTRAVPPDEVEWARWQKCRRAGLKVMDLLME